One segment of Chiloscyllium plagiosum isolate BGI_BamShark_2017 chromosome 5, ASM401019v2, whole genome shotgun sequence DNA contains the following:
- the fignl1 gene encoding fidgetin-like protein 1: MQPADEVHLSEWQKHYFNITSNDCTPGQKADAYRGQILQLQYAWANSDISWDCTANSFRRCTEKYAAIIDSDNAKIGLNNYAGSILSLSRCQKNESNQWQSSLTENNIFKLKSVQEMFKSSKVARDLLVPASDASIVVGKTNSVANLDCHKIETSPTDTKDSVPKIKNVILCSDVPSRNVNENYPSDKYSASAFTCPKMVQGLSAALSVTDDTSALKSTGTVSSTILKNLNGDPLFGLGTEAYCTIPQIGTVSGQCTPLNGNLAPDAPGSTSKRKSSQISRDGDSHTDMMYGHFQNRNWTNYKQKNFDNMTRNTKSEDCSTAAVDEGFITCFKTAKEQLHVVQQKKFGNRSQSQRLPVTTLYNSSKKSLGTVRSRGLFGKFVSPVSKQDNGDENAGLCAVPQENNSSEASLLVDERLKNLEPKMIQLIMSEIMDHGPPVNWDDIAGLEFAKTTIKEIVVWPMLRPDIFTGLRGPPKGILLFGPPGTGKTLIGKCIACQSGATFFSISASSLTSKWVGEGEKMVRAMFAVARCHQPAVIFIDEIDSLLSQRVDGEHDSSRRIKTEFLVQLDGAATSADDRILVVGATNRPQEIDEAARRRLVKRLYIPLPEMSARRQIVMKLMSHENCSLNPEELELIIEQSEGYSGADMTQLCREAALGPIRSIQIADISTITPDQVRPIAFIDFKNALVNVRPSVSLKDLELYEEWNKTFGCGR, translated from the coding sequence ATGCAGCCTGCTGATGAGGTACACCTCAGCGAATGGCAGAAACATTATTTTAATATAACTTCCAATGATTGCACACCCGGACAGAAGGCTGATGCTTACCGTGGACAAATTTTACAGTTGCAGTATGCATGGGCAAACTCTGATATCAGTTGGGACTGCACTGCCAACTCGTTCAGGAGATGCACTGAAAAATATGCAGCCATTATTGACTCGGATAATGCAAAGATTGGGCTGAATAATTATGCTGGCAGTATTCTCAGTTTGTCAAGATGCCAAAAGAATGAAAGCAATCAGTGGCAGTCGTCGTTAACCGAAAACAATATTTTCAAGTTAAAAAGTGTGCAGGAGATGTTTAAATCTAGTAAAGTAGCTCGGGATTTGCTGGTACCCGCATCTGATGCTTCAATAGTAGTCGGTAAAACCAATAGTGTGGCAAATTTAGACTGTCATAAAATAGAAACTTCACCCACTGATACAAAAGACTCAGTTcctaaaattaaaaatgtaatctTGTGCTCTGATGTACCTTCAAGAAATGTTAATGAAAATTATCCTTCAGACAAGTACTCCGCAAGTGCCTTTACATGTCCGAAAATGGTGCAAGGTCTCTCGGCTGCTCTGTCAGTGACTGATGACACTAGTGCTTTAAAGTCTACAGGTACAGTTTcatcaacaattttaaaaaatctcaatgGTGACCCTTTATTTGGATTGGGCACAGAGGCATATTGTACTATACCTCAGATAGGAACGGTATCTGGACAGTGTACGCCTCTTAATGGCAATTTGGCCCCGGATGCACCAGGTAGCACATCTAAGAGAAAGTCTTCCCAGATATCTAGAGATGGTGATTCGCATACTGACATGATGTATGGCCATTTTCAAAATCGAAACTGGACTAATTATAAGCAAAAGAATTTTGATAATATGACCAGAAATACAAAATCTGAAGATTGTAgtactgctgctgttgatgaaGGTTTCATAACTTGTTTTAAAACGGCAAAGGAGCAACTACATGTTGTTCAACAGAAAAAGTTTGGAAATCGGTCTCAATCTCAGCGACTACCAGTAACAACATTGTACAATAGTTCAAAGAAGTCTTTAGGCACAGTCAGGTCACGTGGCTTATTTGGCAAATTCGTTTCTCCAGTATCAAAACAGGATAATGGAGATGAAAATGCTGGACTGTGTGCAGTGCCTCAAGAGAACAATTCTTCTGAAGCCTCCCTACTTGTGGATGAGCGTTTGAAGAACCTTGAGCCAAAAATGATTCAACTTATTATGAGTGAGATCATGGACCATGGCCCCCCAGTGAACTGGGATGATATAGCTGGGCTGGAGTTTGCTAAAACAACAATTAAGGAGATAGTGGTTTGGCCAATGCTTAGACCTGATATTTTTACTGGTCTCCGTGGTCCACCCAAAGGAATTCTTTTATTTGGCCCGCCTGGAACAGGTAAAACTCTAATTGGTAAATGCATTGCATGCCagtcaggggcaacatttttcagcaTCAGTGCTTCATCACTAACTTCCAAGTGGGTTGGAGAAGGTGAAAAAATGGTACGTGCGATGTTTGCTGTAGCACGCTGCCACCAGCCTGCAGTCATCTTCATTGATGAAATTGATTCTCTGTTATCTCAAAGAGTTGATGGTGAACATGATTCTTCGAGAAGAATAAAAACTGAGTTCTTGGTGCAGTTAGATGGTGCGGCTACTTCAGCAGATGATCGCATTCTTGTGGTGGGAGCCACAAACCGGCCCCAAGAAATAGATGAAGCAGCTCGTCGACGTCTGGTCAAAAGACTGTACATCCCTTTACCAGAAATGTCAGCAAGGAGGCAGATAGTAATGAAGTTAATGTCTCATGAAAACTGTTCACTAAATCCAGAGGAATTAGAGTTGATAATTGAACAATCTGAAGGATATTCAGGAGCTGACATGACTCAGCTTTGTCGTGAGGCAGCTTTGGGGCCAATCCGCAGCATTCAGATAGCAGACATTTCCACTATCACACCTGACCAAGTACGGCCTATTGCATTCATTGACTTTAAAAACGCATTGGTAAATGTGCGACCAAGTGTGTCTCTGAAAGACCTTGAACTGTATGAGGAATGGAATAAAACGTTTGGTTGTGGCAGATGA